One Panicum virgatum strain AP13 chromosome 9K, P.virgatum_v5, whole genome shotgun sequence genomic region harbors:
- the LOC120649308 gene encoding uncharacterized protein LOC120649308: MTAPGGQRNWSSSGPASGRKNKERGNDRAKGTRVASWSNNEKREENKGRRGNAGSTRRSSEGVPRVAVKKSASGFDRRKRKMDDDSWDDVGGGKNVSSSKSKFTRKTASTISHRKIAPGKFDRLKSQSLSEDSSRAGRSTSKVSDISSRSALSKNSGASLGKRFGASTEFKRTKKCAAKEVALDEEVADSKKSDDSDHITEEEKPRPRLTRVLDRSGKKIKPAKKDVVPDAEDPIPPKKRKRMKLDPYDTSNKRIEDSPPIQAACSAEKVLVKCAPEETEMSINAKFRAIQPTPSILSYVEDNLLGRRRLNEIKNAGYNVKISAPLDNVPFSTSTERERIEESVFRNKLEFFAAAKISSSFPPPTLPEIAFAGVSNVGKSSLLNALTRQWGIVRTSDKPGLTQSINFFRIASKLCLVDLPGYGFAYAKEEVKESWQELVKEYVSTRVGLERVCLLVHTKRGMKPLDYELVDLMERHKTPYQIVLTKTDLVFPIDVARRAMEIQESLKKNKSVVNPVIMVSSKTGAGIRNLRGVLGKLARFIKP, from the exons ATGACCGCCCCTGGTGGCCAGAGGAATTGGAGCAGCAGTGGACCTGCCAGTGGGAGGAAGAACAAGGAAAGAGGAAATGACAGAGCGAAAGGAACCAGGGTTGCAAGTTGGAGCAACAACGAGAAGAGGGAAGAAAACAAAGGGCGCCGAGGAAATGCAGGATCAACAAGGCGGTCGAGTGAGGGAGTTCCTCGagttgctgtgaagaagagTGCGTCTGGATTTGACAGGAGGAAAAGGAAGATGGACGATGACTCGTGGGATGATGTTGGTGGTGGCAAGAATGTTTCGTCTTCCAAATCAAAGTTTACCAGAAAGACTGCTTCCACCATAAGCCATCGAAAAATTGCTCCTGGAAAATTTGATAGATTGAAGTCTCAAAGTTTGTCTGAGGACAGCTCACGTGCAGGGAGGAGTACCAGCAAGGTTTCTGATATTAGTAGTCGATCAGCGCTCAGTAAGAACTCTGGAGCATCACTAGGGAAGAGGTTTGGTGCATCAACAGAATTCAAGCGTACAAAAAAGTGTGCAGCTAAAGAAGTAGCTTTGGATGAGGAGGTTGCAGATAGCAAAAAGTCAGATGACTCGGATCATATTACTGAAGAAGAGAAGCCTCGCCCTCGCCTTACTCGAGTGCTGGACCGGAGTGGGAAGAAAATAAAGCCTGCTAAGAAAGATGTAGTTCCTGATGCTGAGGATCCTATTCCTCCTAAGAAGAGAAAGCGGATGAAGCTAGATCCTTACGACACTTCGAACAAAAGGATTGAAGATTCTCCTCCTATCCAGGCTG CTTGCAGTGCAGAGAAGGTTCTAGTGAAGTGTGCACCTGAAGAGACCGAAATGTCTATAAATGCAAAATTCCGTGCTATACAGCCAACTCCCTCAATACTTTCATATGTGGAAGATAAT TTACTAGGTCGCAGGCGTCTAAATGAGATAAAAAATGCTGGTTACAACGTCAAGATTTCTGCTCCTCTGGATAATGTTCCCTTCTCAACCAGTACGGAACGTGAGCGCATAGAAGAAAGT GTGTTCAGAAATAAGCTGGAATTCTTTGCTGCTGCCAAGATCTCTTCATCATTCCCTCCTCCTACACTTCCAGAGATTGCATTTGCAG GTGTATCAAATGTTGGAAAATCCTCACTCCTAAATGCACTTACAAGACAGTGGGGTATTGTGCGAACATCAGATAAGCCAGGACTTACTCAG AGTATAAATTTCTTTCGCATTGCATCAAAGTTATGCCTTGTTGATTTACCTGGATATGGATTTGCTTATGCAAAGGAAGAAGTTAAGGAGTCATGGCAAGAACTT GTGAAGGAATACGTTTCTACCAGGGTTGGCCTAGAAAGAGTGTGTCTTCTTGTGCACACTAAGCGTGGAATGAAGCCATTGGACTACGAGCTTGTAGATTTAATGGAAAG GCACAAGACGCCATACCAGATTGTGCTGACCAAGACTGATTTAGTTTTCCCGATAGATGTTGCTCGCCGTGCTATGGAAATCCAAGAG AGTCTAAAGAAGAATAAGTCAGTGGTAAACCCAGTG ATTATGGTGAGCTCTAAAACAGGAGCCGGCATACGCAACCTCAGAGGTGTGCTTGGAAAATTGGCTCGCTTCATCAAACCGTAG